AAGTGCGCGTGATCAAGCCGCTCAAGGATGGGGTGATAGCCGATTTCCAGGTGACGGAGCTGATGTTGCGCAACCTGATCATGCGGGCCCAGAAAAAGCGCCTGCTGGTACGTCCGCGGGTGATCGTCTGCGTGCCTTCGGGGATCACGGAAGTGGAAAAACGGGCGGTGCGTGACAGCGCCTTGCATGCCGGGGCCCGCGAGGTGTTTCTGATCTCGGAGCCCATCGCCGCGGCCATCGGGGCGGATTTGCCCATCGACCAGGCCTTCGGCAACATGGTGATGGACATCGGCGGCGGGACCAGCGAGATCGGCGTGATCTCACTTTCCCACATCGTGGTGCACAATTCCATCCGCGTTGGCGGAGACAAGATGGACACGGACATTATCAGCTACCTGCGCAAGAAGAACAACCTGCACGTGGGCCTGCAGACCGCGGAAAAGATCAAGATGCAGATCGGCAGCGCCTATCCGCTGAAGCAGGAACTGGTGATGGACGTGCGCGGCAGGGACATCGTTTCCGGCTTTCCGGTGACCATCAAGATCACTTCCGAAGAGATCCGCGAAGCTATCTCCGAAACGGTGGCCACGATGATCGACGCCATCAAGAGGCTGTTTGAACGCACAGCGCCGGAGCTTTCCGCGGACATCGCCGAGCGGGGCATCTTCCTCACCGGCGGAGGCGCGCTGCTCAAGGGCCTGGACGAAAAGATCTCCAAGACCGTGGACCTGCCGGTCTATGTGGTGCCCGATCCGCTGGAATGCGTGGTCAAGGGCGCCGGCAAGGTTTTGGACGACGTCGACCGCTATCGCGAGGTCCTGATCAAGCGCATCGAAGACTGATCTCCAAGCCGGCACTTTTCCCATACCCGGGGTCTGCTCCGGGCTGAGCATTGATTCAAATATAGAGGATGACCGCCGTGAAACGTTATATTCTGCCCCTGTCGCTGGCGCTGCTTTCCCTGCTGCTGATGCTGGGAAGCACCCCCAGCCGGGTCGCGAGGGCCTCTTTGCTCGGCAACACGGTGTTTTTCCCCTTTTCCCATTCCCTGCGCCTGATCAAGACCAACACCACCCTCAAAGCCGAGATCGCCGCCCTGCGGGTCAAACTGGCGGAAAGCACGCTGGAGAGCCTGAACCTCCAGAACGCGCTCAAGGAAAGCCAGACCCGGGAGATGATCAGTTTCGAGACGGGGGAGATCGGCTTTGAGATCGCGGAGGTGATCGGCTATTCGGGGCAGTTCCAGCAGCGCAACCTGATGGTCAACAAAGGCTCGCTGCATGGGGTCCGGAGGGATAGCCCGGTGGTCTCGGCCAGCGGGATCGTGGGCAAGGTGGTCTCCGTGGCCAGCACCCACTGCATCGTGCTTCCCTTCAGCAATCCGCAGTTCCAGATCCCCGTGATGGACAAGGGCACGAGCGTCCAGGGCATCCTCCAATCCGACCTGGGGGGCAAGACCAACATGAACCTGATCAAGCTGGGCTCCCAGATCAGCGCGGGCGACACGATCGTGACCTCAAACCTCTCCAGCCTCTTTCCCAAAGGCTATCCCGTGGGCACGGTCTCCCGCATCCGGGAATCGCAGGACTACCTTTTCATCAGCGCCGAGATCAGCCCCTTCACCCTGGTGGAAAACCTCGAACACGTTTTCATCCTCAGCGACAAAGGCAAAAAATGAACAAGAGCAAAAACATTTCCCCCGTGATAGTCGTGGACGACGTCCGCATCGAACGCATCCCCGTGCGCACCAGGATCCTCACCTCGGAGGACGACATCGCCCGGATCATCCGCGAATACGCCCTGCCCCTGCTTCAGGAGGGCGATATCCTCACCATCAGCGAAAGCCCGCTGGCCATCACCCAGGGCCGCGCCGTTCCAGCCGATCAGATCAAACCGGGCTGGCTGGCGAAATTTCTGGCCGGCAAAGTGATGAAGGTGCCCTATGGGATCGGCCTGGGAGCGCCAACGAGCATGCAGTGCGCGATCGACGAATGCGGTGCCCCGCGGATCCTCCTGGCGGCGATGGTGGGAGCGGTGACCAAGTTTTTCGGGCGCAGCGGGGATTTCTACCGCCTGGCGGGCATGCAGGCCGCCCTGATCGACGCGGCCGAGACCTCGCCCGTCGAACCCTACACCCACACAGTGATCAAGGGCCCGCTCAATCCGGGCAAAGTGGCGCAGGAACTGGCCGACGAATTTGGCTTACCGGTCGCCGTGATGGACATCAACGACATTGGCGGCTCCTGGGTGATCGGTGCCAGCCGGGGCGTTTCCAAACACTTCCTGGAACTGGTGATGAAAGACAATCCCCAGGGCCAGAGCGACGAACTGACGCCCCTGTGCATCGTGCGCAAACTGGACTGACATGATCTGGAAACACATCTGGACTTTCATTCTCGGGCTGATCTGCCTCTACGTCCAGTTGTTGGCCATGCCGGTCTTTCAACTGGGTGGCGTGATTCCCAACATCCTCATTCCCTGGATAGTATACCTGGTCTGGACGCGCGAGATCAAATCCGTTTTGGTCGTGGCCTTCCTCATCGGCCTGCTCTCCGACACCACGCTGCCGGAATCCTTTGGCCTGCACGCCTTCATCTTTGTCCTGATCGCCTTCGGGGCGGACCAGTTCCGCAAGCCTTTCGAAAGCGAAAGCGTGGTGAGTAAGGTCCTCACCCTCCTTATGGCCAACATCATTTTCCACCTCGTTGGGCTGCTCGTCTTGGGAGTGGTCTATTCCTTCGACGCACAACTGGTCCGGCTCACCGGGATCGCTTTCCTCTACAACT
This genomic window from Candidatus Syntrophosphaera sp. contains:
- a CDS encoding rod shape-determining protein, with protein sequence MSFYDFFGMMANDIAIDLGTANTLVYKKNAGIVIDEPSVVAVSSDSKKIIAIGHQAKVMLGKNPDEVRVIKPLKDGVIADFQVTELMLRNLIMRAQKKRLLVRPRVIVCVPSGITEVEKRAVRDSALHAGAREVFLISEPIAAAIGADLPIDQAFGNMVMDIGGGTSEIGVISLSHIVVHNSIRVGGDKMDTDIISYLRKKNNLHVGLQTAEKIKMQIGSAYPLKQELVMDVRGRDIVSGFPVTIKITSEEIREAISETVATMIDAIKRLFERTAPELSADIAERGIFLTGGGALLKGLDEKISKTVDLPVYVVPDPLECVVKGAGKVLDDVDRYREVLIKRIED
- the mreC gene encoding rod shape-determining protein MreC, whose protein sequence is MTAVKRYILPLSLALLSLLLMLGSTPSRVARASLLGNTVFFPFSHSLRLIKTNTTLKAEIAALRVKLAESTLESLNLQNALKESQTREMISFETGEIGFEIAEVIGYSGQFQQRNLMVNKGSLHGVRRDSPVVSASGIVGKVVSVASTHCIVLPFSNPQFQIPVMDKGTSVQGILQSDLGGKTNMNLIKLGSQISAGDTIVTSNLSSLFPKGYPVGTVSRIRESQDYLFISAEISPFTLVENLEHVFILSDKGKK
- a CDS encoding coenzyme F420-0:L-glutamate ligase; the protein is MNKSKNISPVIVVDDVRIERIPVRTRILTSEDDIARIIREYALPLLQEGDILTISESPLAITQGRAVPADQIKPGWLAKFLAGKVMKVPYGIGLGAPTSMQCAIDECGAPRILLAAMVGAVTKFFGRSGDFYRLAGMQAALIDAAETSPVEPYTHTVIKGPLNPGKVAQELADEFGLPVAVMDINDIGGSWVIGASRGVSKHFLELVMKDNPQGQSDELTPLCIVRKLD
- the mreD gene encoding rod shape-determining protein MreD, giving the protein MIWKHIWTFILGLICLYVQLLAMPVFQLGGVIPNILIPWIVYLVWTREIKSVLVVAFLIGLLSDTTLPESFGLHAFIFVLIAFGADQFRKPFESESVVSKVLTLLMANIIFHLVGLLVLGVVYSFDAQLVRLTGIAFLYNFAVSFVAFWLMQFASRLRLVVVRD